A genome region from Pseudanabaena sp. Chao 1811 includes the following:
- a CDS encoding indolepyruvate ferredoxin oxidoreductase subunit alpha, which produces MAYTIASNICEGIADCVPACPVACIEQGSGANSKGTIWFKIDATVCIDCGVCLEVCPIQGAIVPEERPELVI; this is translated from the coding sequence ATGGCTTATACGATCGCATCAAATATCTGTGAAGGAATCGCTGATTGCGTACCTGCCTGTCCTGTAGCATGCATTGAGCAAGGATCTGGCGCAAATAGCAAAGGTACAATTTGGTTTAAGATTGATGCCACAGTTTGTATTGATTGCGGCGTTTGTCTAGAGGTATGTCCTATTCAAGGAGCGATTGTGCCAGAAGAGCGTCCAGAGTTAGTGATCTAA
- the nusA gene encoding transcription termination factor NusA has product MSLLNLPGLGQMVEVISKERNLPKHAVQNALREALLKGYERFRKTYRSDGITFEEEYFNNFDVELDLEGEGFRVLATKMIVDEVSDADHEIGLSEVREVAPEAQAGGTVVVDVTPEQGDFGRMAAIQTKQVLAQKLRDQQRKIIQEEFQDVEGTVLQGRVLRFENTSVIVAVSSGFGQPEVEAELPKREQLAGERPYRPNMTLKVYLKKVFEGSRRGPQLLVSRADAGLVVYLFANEVPEIEEEIVRIVAVAREANPPSPAVGPRTKIAVDTLERDVDPVGACIGARGARIQAVVAELRGEKIDVIRWSPDPSTYIANSLSPARIQEVRLINANERIAHVLVPEDQLSLAIGKEGQNVRLAARLTGWKIDIKNLAKYDYEEEDRKIQESSARIVEPYDQSEQDDENDYADDPE; this is encoded by the coding sequence ATGTCATTGTTGAATTTGCCTGGTTTGGGACAAATGGTAGAAGTGATTAGCAAAGAGCGTAATCTTCCCAAACATGCTGTCCAAAATGCTTTACGTGAAGCTTTACTCAAGGGATATGAGCGGTTTCGCAAGACCTATCGATCCGATGGAATTACCTTTGAAGAGGAATATTTTAATAATTTTGATGTGGAGCTTGACCTTGAGGGTGAAGGATTTCGCGTTTTAGCGACAAAAATGATTGTCGATGAAGTCAGCGATGCCGACCATGAGATTGGATTGTCAGAGGTGCGGGAAGTTGCTCCTGAAGCTCAAGCTGGTGGTACTGTCGTTGTCGATGTCACCCCTGAGCAAGGTGACTTTGGGCGGATGGCAGCAATCCAAACGAAACAAGTATTGGCACAAAAGCTAAGGGATCAACAGCGCAAGATTATCCAAGAAGAGTTCCAAGATGTTGAAGGGACAGTATTACAAGGTCGTGTACTCCGTTTCGAGAACACTTCTGTAATCGTTGCTGTTAGTAGCGGATTTGGACAACCTGAAGTTGAAGCCGAACTTCCCAAGCGTGAACAGCTTGCTGGGGAGAGACCCTATCGCCCCAATATGACCCTCAAGGTTTATTTAAAAAAGGTATTTGAAGGCTCACGGCGTGGTCCTCAGTTATTAGTCTCACGGGCAGATGCAGGGCTAGTTGTCTATCTGTTTGCCAATGAAGTCCCTGAAATTGAGGAAGAAATTGTACGGATTGTAGCTGTGGCTAGAGAAGCAAATCCTCCATCACCTGCGGTCGGGCCCCGTACTAAAATTGCGGTAGATACCCTTGAGCGTGATGTTGATCCTGTGGGGGCTTGCATTGGTGCAAGAGGGGCGCGGATTCAGGCAGTAGTAGCTGAGTTACGTGGTGAAAAAATTGATGTAATCCGCTGGTCTCCCGATCCTTCAACCTATATTGCTAACTCCCTCAGTCCTGCCAGAATTCAGGAAGTGCGCTTAATTAACGCCAATGAGAGAATTGCCCATGTGCTTGTACCTGAAGATCAGTTAAGTTTAGCGATCGGGAAAGAAGGTCAAAATGTCCGTTTGGCAGCTCGTTTAACTGGCTGGAAAATTGATATCAAAAACTTGGCAAAGTACGATTATGAAGAAGAGGATCGCAAGATTCAGGAAAGTAGCGCAAGGATTGTCGAACCTTATGATCAATCTGAGCAGGATGATGAGAATGACTATGCAGACGATCCAGAATAA
- the rimP gene encoding ribosome maturation factor RimP codes for MSHPLIPQIFQIAEEVASPLGLEVVDVVLHTNKNPVVLRVDIRNPEQNTGLDDCERMSRALEPTLDAIDIIPHAYVLEISSPGAERQLQDDREFIAFKGFMVTVSTAVPHEGKQSWTGHLVFRDETHVAISLKGRIVKIPRELIDRVELSKIE; via the coding sequence ATGAGTCATCCTCTAATTCCGCAAATTTTTCAAATTGCTGAAGAAGTTGCCTCGCCCCTTGGGTTAGAGGTTGTTGATGTCGTGCTGCATACCAATAAAAACCCTGTAGTTTTGCGGGTCGATATTCGTAATCCTGAACAAAATACGGGACTAGATGACTGTGAAAGAATGAGCCGTGCGCTAGAGCCAACACTTGATGCGATTGATATAATTCCCCATGCCTATGTGTTGGAAATTTCTAGCCCCGGTGCAGAACGTCAGTTACAGGACGATCGCGAGTTTATTGCTTTCAAAGGTTTTATGGTGACAGTTAGCACAGCAGTTCCTCATGAAGGCAAACAAAGTTGGACTGGGCATTTGGTATTCCGAGACGAGACCCATGTAGCCATCAGTCTTAAAGGTCGAATTGTCAAGATTCCTCGTGAACTAATCGATCGCGTTGAGCTATCCAAAATAGAATAA